A genomic window from Chitinophaga pollutisoli includes:
- a CDS encoding DEAD/DEAH box helicase, translating to MKYLNKAIRHKSKYVELGDGTTGLLPAEWIQRLAKFFQAGEIDAEMLKFPKISFSEVSQLFEREMLDEVVQTEIAHFKKAFGPNGKIAPVKSPAGLRTELRPYQQDGLNWLHHLNKFNFGGCLADDMGLGKTVQVIAFILSLKAQQGHATHLVVAPTSVLFNWQEEIQRFAPELQVQLHHGPGRLKTAADMGRYDVILTSYGTLPSDISLLKAFRFDYIFLDESQAIKNPGSERYKAARLLQARNRIVMTGTPVENNSVDLYGQLSFACPGLLGSKQYFKEIYAVPIDKFSFTQRAMDLQRTVKPFILRRTKKQVALELPEKTELTIYCEMNAEQRKIYDACEQELRDYIAASTVEEIHKNSMHVLTGLTRLRLICNSPELLKEGLPGGNSVKLEVLTEQIVHKSREHKILVFSQFTGMLDLIRTELEKLDIPFELLTGQTVNRGEKVNNFQTNDAIRVFLISLKAGGVGLNLTEADYVYLVDPWWNPAAENQAIDRSHRIGQRKNVMAVRLICSGTVEEKIRRLQARKQQLAQDLIQTDVSTLQHLSKAELLEIL from the coding sequence TTGAAATACCTGAACAAAGCGATCCGCCATAAAAGTAAATACGTGGAACTGGGCGATGGCACCACCGGCCTCCTGCCCGCCGAATGGATCCAGCGACTGGCCAAATTCTTCCAGGCCGGGGAAATTGATGCGGAAATGCTCAAATTCCCGAAGATCAGTTTCTCGGAAGTTTCGCAACTGTTCGAAAGGGAAATGCTGGATGAGGTGGTCCAAACTGAAATCGCGCACTTCAAAAAAGCATTCGGGCCGAATGGTAAAATCGCTCCTGTTAAAAGTCCCGCCGGACTGCGGACGGAATTGCGGCCCTATCAGCAGGATGGGCTGAACTGGCTGCATCATCTCAACAAATTCAATTTCGGCGGCTGCCTGGCCGACGATATGGGATTGGGGAAAACCGTCCAGGTGATCGCCTTCATCCTTTCCCTCAAAGCCCAACAAGGCCACGCAACGCACCTGGTGGTGGCGCCTACTTCGGTTTTATTCAACTGGCAGGAAGAAATACAGCGTTTCGCCCCGGAACTGCAGGTACAACTCCACCACGGCCCCGGCCGCCTGAAAACCGCGGCGGACATGGGCCGGTATGATGTTATCCTCACCAGTTACGGCACACTGCCTTCCGACATCAGCCTCCTGAAAGCTTTCCGCTTCGATTACATCTTCCTCGACGAATCGCAGGCCATCAAAAACCCCGGATCGGAGCGGTATAAGGCGGCCCGGCTCCTCCAGGCCCGTAACCGGATTGTGATGACGGGAACGCCTGTCGAAAACAATTCGGTCGATCTGTATGGCCAGCTGTCGTTCGCCTGCCCCGGCCTGCTGGGCAGCAAGCAATATTTCAAAGAGATTTATGCCGTCCCGATCGATAAGTTCAGTTTCACGCAGCGCGCGATGGATTTGCAGCGAACCGTTAAGCCCTTCATCCTGCGCCGCACCAAAAAACAGGTGGCGCTGGAACTGCCGGAGAAAACGGAACTGACGATCTATTGCGAAATGAATGCGGAACAACGGAAGATTTACGACGCCTGCGAACAGGAGCTGCGGGATTACATCGCGGCGTCAACCGTGGAGGAAATCCATAAAAACAGCATGCACGTACTGACGGGCCTTACCCGGCTCCGCCTGATCTGCAATTCACCCGAGCTGTTGAAGGAAGGGCTTCCCGGCGGCAATTCCGTCAAATTAGAAGTGCTGACCGAACAAATCGTCCATAAGTCCCGCGAGCATAAAATCCTCGTCTTCTCCCAGTTCACCGGCATGCTGGACCTGATCCGGACGGAACTGGAAAAACTGGACATTCCCTTTGAGCTGCTGACCGGCCAAACGGTGAACCGTGGCGAAAAAGTGAACAATTTCCAGACGAACGACGCCATCCGCGTGTTCCTCATCAGCCTGAAAGCCGGCGGCGTGGGCCTGAACCTCACCGAAGCCGATTATGTCTATCTCGTGGATCCCTGGTGGAACCCGGCCGCGGAGAACCAGGCCATCGACCGCAGCCACCGCATCGGGCAGCGGAAGAACGTGATGGCTGTCCGCCTCATTTGCAGCGGCACGGTCGAGGAAAAAATAAGACGGCTTCAGGCCCGGAAACAGCAATTGGCGCAGGACCTCATCCAAACCGACGTTTCCACGTTGCAACATCTATCAAAAGCGGAACTGCTTGAAATCCTGTAA
- a CDS encoding recombinase family protein: protein MKRADLYIRVSTDEQADKGYSQRDQEERLKRYCATNKITVGQVIYEDHSAKTFNRPQWMKLLSNLKKKSSKTDLVLFTKWDRFSRNAGDAYQMINTLNKLGIEPQAVEQPLDLSIPENKMMLAIYLAAPEVENDRRALNTFYGMRRARKEGRLMGKAPFGYINRSKEDGRKYIALKEPEASAMRWAFNEVSKGILAADQIRQKMNAQSPIKLSRSAFHVAIRNPLYCGKIFIAKFQDEEAHLVQGQHEPLVSEELFNKVQYVLSGNKRKERPNTKILSDVNLPLRGFLICSDCGRNLTGSASKGRTNRYYYYHCVSACGFRQKAEVANDIFEKGIHQLELNSGIKNVLKKLLLDNYKKFVQDPTIEKKRIAQEIDKLNARLSVARSKLLSETIDDEEYLDIKKECKEKIETLEEQLSKDGSDTKGFDINKTLDRALHSIVNIPKLYREGEIYTKRAVIGSIFPESLEFDGKSYRTARMNVIAKYIFQINNELALKRTGQTKINFICPV, encoded by the coding sequence ATGAAGAGAGCAGACTTATACATACGTGTTTCCACGGATGAACAGGCAGACAAGGGATATTCACAACGCGATCAGGAAGAACGTCTGAAAAGATACTGTGCGACCAATAAGATTACCGTTGGTCAGGTTATATACGAAGATCATTCCGCCAAGACCTTTAACCGTCCCCAATGGATGAAACTGTTGAGCAACCTTAAAAAGAAAAGTTCAAAGACTGACCTTGTCCTGTTTACCAAATGGGATAGGTTCAGCCGCAATGCAGGCGATGCCTATCAGATGATCAATACACTTAACAAATTAGGCATAGAACCACAAGCAGTCGAACAACCTTTAGATCTATCTATTCCCGAAAACAAAATGATGCTTGCCATTTATCTGGCAGCCCCGGAAGTAGAAAACGACCGCAGGGCATTGAACACATTCTACGGAATGCGCAGAGCAAGAAAAGAAGGACGTTTAATGGGGAAAGCTCCTTTCGGCTATATCAACAGAAGTAAAGAAGACGGCAGAAAATATATAGCATTAAAAGAACCCGAAGCCTCCGCAATGCGCTGGGCATTCAACGAAGTGTCAAAAGGCATACTTGCTGCTGACCAGATACGACAAAAAATGAATGCACAAAGCCCAATAAAATTAAGCCGAAGTGCATTTCACGTCGCTATTCGAAACCCTCTGTACTGTGGGAAAATATTCATAGCGAAATTTCAGGACGAAGAAGCACATCTGGTACAGGGACAGCACGAGCCGCTTGTATCCGAAGAACTTTTCAACAAAGTACAGTATGTATTGAGTGGAAACAAAAGAAAGGAACGTCCGAATACCAAAATACTTTCAGATGTCAATTTGCCTTTAAGAGGTTTCTTGATATGTTCTGACTGCGGTCGCAACCTGACAGGCAGTGCATCCAAAGGCAGAACGAACCGCTACTACTATTACCATTGTGTTTCTGCTTGTGGTTTCCGTCAAAAAGCTGAAGTTGCTAATGATATTTTTGAAAAGGGCATACATCAGTTAGAACTGAACAGCGGCATAAAGAACGTTCTCAAAAAACTGCTGTTGGACAACTACAAGAAATTTGTGCAGGATCCAACGATCGAGAAGAAGCGGATAGCACAAGAAATAGACAAGCTCAATGCAAGACTTTCGGTTGCACGTAGCAAACTGCTTTCTGAAACGATAGACGATGAAGAATATCTTGACATCAAAAAAGAATGTAAGGAGAAAATCGAGACTTTAGAAGAACAGTTGAGTAAGGACGGTTCAGACACCAAGGGCTTCGACATCAACAAAACATTGGATAGAGCTTTGCATAGTATCGTCAATATCCCGAAACTGTACCGAGAGGGCGAAATTTACACGAAGAGAGCGGTAATTGGTTCAATATTTCCCGAAAGTTTGGAGTTTGACGGAAAATCATATCGAACCGCCCGAATGAATGTAATTGCCAAATATATCTTTCAGATAAACAACGAATTAGCCCTAAAAAGAACAGGACAAACGAAAATAAATTTCATTTGTCCTGTTTAG
- a CDS encoding alpha-L-fucosidase, whose amino-acid sequence MKKSLFLLCAFASLQAIGQQTSNTIAVAPGDSHEAIIRKAAHVVPTRNQYAALQNEFIAFIHFGPNTFTRMEWGNGKEDPAIFALQNLDTDQWCAAMKAAGMKMVIITVKHHDGFVLWQSRYTKHGIMSTGFRNGKGDILRNLSASLKKYGLKLGIYLSPADLFQIENAEGLYGNLSKYTQRTIPRAVAGRPFANKTTFTFEVDDYNEYFLNQLFELLTEYGPVHEVWFDGAHPKTKGGQQYNYAAWKKLIHTLAPKAVIFGKEDVRWCGNEAGRTRAEEWNIIPYAMNPATATNFPDLEADSLGQRDKLYSAKFLHYQQAETNTSIREGWFYRDDTRQKVRSADDVFDIYERY is encoded by the coding sequence ATGAAAAAATCACTCTTCCTGTTGTGCGCTTTTGCGTCCCTGCAGGCCATCGGGCAGCAGACTTCCAACACCATCGCCGTGGCGCCGGGCGATTCGCATGAAGCCATCATCCGGAAAGCGGCGCACGTTGTGCCCACGCGGAATCAATACGCCGCGTTGCAAAATGAATTCATCGCATTCATCCATTTCGGGCCTAATACTTTTACGCGGATGGAATGGGGCAACGGGAAGGAAGATCCCGCCATCTTCGCCCTGCAAAACCTTGACACCGACCAGTGGTGCGCGGCGATGAAAGCGGCGGGCATGAAGATGGTGATCATCACCGTGAAGCACCACGACGGGTTCGTGCTCTGGCAAAGCCGGTATACAAAGCACGGTATCATGAGCACGGGCTTCCGCAATGGCAAAGGCGACATCCTCCGCAACCTATCCGCTTCGCTGAAGAAGTACGGCCTGAAGCTCGGCATATACCTTTCTCCTGCCGACCTGTTCCAGATCGAAAACGCGGAAGGGCTGTACGGCAACCTCAGCAAATACACGCAAAGGACTATCCCACGCGCCGTGGCCGGGAGGCCTTTCGCCAACAAAACCACATTTACCTTCGAGGTCGACGATTACAACGAATACTTCCTCAACCAGCTTTTCGAATTGCTGACCGAATACGGGCCCGTGCATGAAGTATGGTTCGATGGCGCACACCCCAAAACCAAAGGCGGCCAGCAGTATAATTACGCAGCCTGGAAAAAGCTCATCCACACCCTCGCGCCGAAAGCGGTGATTTTCGGGAAAGAAGACGTGCGCTGGTGCGGCAACGAAGCCGGCAGAACGCGTGCGGAAGAGTGGAACATCATTCCTTATGCCATGAATCCCGCCACTGCCACCAACTTCCCTGATCTGGAAGCCGATTCCCTTGGCCAGCGCGATAAATTGTACAGCGCAAAATTCCTGCACTACCAGCAGGCGGAAACCAATACTTCCATCCGGGAAGGCTGGTTTTACCGCGACGATACCCGGCAGAAAGTGCGCAGCGCCGACGACGTGTTCGATATCTACGAGCGCTACTAA
- a CDS encoding insulinase family protein — MKMKVLLLACALIASSTVFSQTQPYQWKTASSGGYNYKYVTNDPSKARFYTLKNGLTVVLSQNNKKPVIYYRAGVRAGSNTDPKHATGLAHYLEHLLFKGTDKFGTMDYAKEKPLLDKIDALYEQYNKTTDPAKRKEIYAEIDKTSGEASNYSIANEYDKIMTSIGGQSTNAHTWYEETVYKEDFPSNATDKFLALQAERFRNPVFRLFHTELETVYEEKNRSLDNDNSKMFEQVLARLFPTHNYGQQSTIGVIEHLKNPSLVEIRKYYNKYYVPNNMIIAMAGDLNPDEMIKKIDASFAYMKAKPVDLYNPAAEKPLTSIQQVEVLGPNAESVGIFYRGFAENTREAMLLDLVSSILSNGKAGLLDINLNKQQQVLRSDAGTQQMKDYGFFMMTAQPKQGQTLDQARDLLLAQLQKVKNGEFDESLIPAIVANTKLKLLTSFEENEFRVEALTNEFILNRGVKWDKSLASTDEMGKVTKAEITAFAKRFFADNYVVAFKRKGEDKNVAKVDKPQITPVKTNSEFTSPLAKTLIGMPVKPIQPRFLDYKKDLQFGKSGIADVITVENKDNSLFRLTYRFDLGAWNNQLLPYAAQYLAYLGTDKYTSEEISKQFYNIACSYNFAVANEEASITVTGLQENYDKAVSLVEHIFANCQPNDNALAGMKNAILKNRENAKLNKGNILNGLVSYAQYGASNPFNYTLTNEQVTAITSEQLIDLLHNIKNYQHTITYYGPQTLNSFVAGISKLHTVPAAFTAAAPAKQFSYSPATGQVYFADYDMVQAEVRWVRNAGVYDPTQTAHVDLFNGYFGGGMGSVVFQTIRESKALAYSTYAGFSSPDKKDKQYMMMAYVGTQADKMNEALNGMNELLTTLPESSERFAAAKDNAVNSLETDRITQYDIISSYLRNKKLGIDHDARIDLYKGLKPLTFADINAFHQKNVSNKPYNYCVVASKDKVTQETLAKYGAFTPVSLEQIFGF; from the coding sequence ATGAAAATGAAAGTTTTACTGCTCGCCTGCGCCCTGATCGCAAGCAGCACGGTATTTTCGCAGACGCAGCCGTACCAGTGGAAAACGGCTTCTTCCGGCGGATACAATTACAAATACGTCACCAATGATCCCAGCAAGGCCCGGTTCTACACGCTGAAGAACGGGCTGACCGTGGTGCTGTCCCAGAACAACAAAAAGCCGGTGATCTACTATCGCGCCGGCGTACGCGCCGGCAGCAACACCGATCCGAAGCATGCCACGGGCCTCGCCCACTACCTGGAGCACCTGCTCTTCAAAGGCACCGACAAGTTCGGCACCATGGATTACGCGAAGGAAAAGCCCCTGCTGGATAAGATCGACGCGCTGTACGAACAGTACAACAAAACCACCGATCCGGCGAAGCGCAAGGAGATTTATGCCGAAATCGACAAAACCTCCGGCGAGGCATCCAATTACTCCATCGCCAATGAGTACGACAAGATCATGACCTCCATCGGCGGCCAATCCACCAACGCGCATACGTGGTACGAAGAAACGGTGTACAAGGAAGATTTCCCTTCCAACGCCACCGACAAATTCCTGGCCCTCCAGGCAGAGCGCTTCCGCAATCCCGTTTTCCGCCTCTTCCACACCGAGCTGGAAACGGTATATGAAGAAAAGAACCGTTCCCTCGACAACGACAATTCCAAAATGTTCGAACAAGTGCTGGCACGGCTGTTCCCCACCCACAACTACGGGCAGCAGTCTACCATCGGCGTTATCGAGCACCTGAAGAACCCTTCGCTGGTGGAGATCCGGAAATATTACAACAAATATTACGTGCCGAACAACATGATCATCGCCATGGCCGGAGACCTGAACCCCGATGAGATGATCAAAAAGATCGATGCTTCGTTCGCATACATGAAAGCCAAACCGGTAGACCTGTACAACCCTGCTGCTGAAAAACCGCTGACCAGCATCCAGCAGGTGGAAGTGCTCGGTCCCAATGCGGAAAGCGTAGGCATTTTCTACCGCGGTTTCGCGGAAAATACCCGCGAAGCAATGCTGCTCGATCTCGTTTCCAGCATCCTGTCCAACGGCAAAGCCGGCCTGCTCGACATCAACCTGAACAAGCAACAACAGGTACTGCGCAGCGATGCGGGCACCCAGCAAATGAAAGACTACGGTTTCTTCATGATGACCGCCCAGCCCAAACAAGGCCAAACGCTCGACCAGGCCCGCGATCTCCTGCTGGCGCAGCTGCAAAAAGTGAAAAACGGCGAATTCGACGAAAGCCTCATCCCGGCCATCGTCGCCAATACCAAACTGAAACTGCTGACTTCCTTCGAAGAGAATGAGTTCCGCGTGGAAGCCCTCACTAATGAGTTTATCCTCAACCGCGGCGTGAAATGGGACAAATCCCTGGCCAGCACCGACGAAATGGGTAAAGTAACCAAAGCGGAAATCACCGCATTCGCCAAACGCTTCTTCGCCGACAATTATGTAGTGGCATTTAAACGTAAAGGGGAAGATAAAAACGTGGCCAAGGTAGACAAACCGCAGATCACCCCGGTGAAAACCAACTCCGAGTTCACTTCCCCGCTGGCGAAAACGCTGATCGGCATGCCCGTGAAGCCCATCCAGCCCCGGTTCCTCGACTACAAAAAGGACCTCCAGTTCGGCAAATCCGGTATCGCCGATGTGATCACCGTGGAAAATAAAGACAACAGTCTGTTCCGCCTGACCTACCGCTTCGACCTCGGCGCCTGGAATAACCAGCTGCTGCCCTACGCCGCGCAATATCTCGCCTACCTCGGTACCGATAAATACACTTCCGAAGAGATCAGCAAGCAGTTCTACAACATCGCCTGCAGCTATAACTTCGCTGTAGCCAACGAAGAAGCGTCTATCACTGTAACCGGCCTGCAGGAAAACTACGACAAAGCCGTTTCGCTGGTAGAGCACATCTTCGCGAATTGCCAGCCGAACGACAACGCCCTCGCCGGCATGAAAAACGCGATCCTCAAAAACCGGGAGAACGCAAAACTGAATAAGGGCAATATCCTGAACGGCCTGGTGAGCTACGCCCAATACGGCGCATCCAATCCCTTCAACTACACGCTCACCAACGAACAGGTAACCGCCATCACATCTGAACAGCTGATCGACCTGCTGCACAACATCAAAAACTACCAGCATACGATTACGTATTACGGTCCGCAAACCCTGAACAGCTTCGTGGCCGGCATCAGCAAGCTGCACACCGTTCCCGCCGCCTTCACGGCGGCCGCTCCGGCGAAGCAGTTCAGCTACAGCCCCGCCACCGGTCAGGTATACTTTGCGGATTACGACATGGTGCAGGCGGAAGTGCGCTGGGTGAGAAACGCCGGTGTGTACGATCCCACGCAAACCGCGCATGTAGACCTGTTCAACGGTTATTTCGGCGGCGGCATGGGCTCCGTGGTATTCCAGACCATCCGCGAATCGAAAGCCCTGGCGTATTCCACGTACGCCGGCTTCAGTTCCCCCGACAAAAAGGATAAGCAATACATGATGATGGCTTACGTAGGCACGCAGGCCGACAAGATGAACGAGGCGCTGAACGGCATGAACGAACTGCTGACCACGCTCCCTGAGTCGTCGGAACGCTTCGCCGCTGCGAAAGACAACGCGGTAAATTCCCTCGAAACCGATCGTATCACGCAGTACGACATCATCAGCAGCTACCTTCGCAACAAAAAACTGGGCATCGACCACGACGCGCGCATCGATCTCTACAAAGGCCTGAAACCGCTGACCTTCGCGGATATCAACGCCTTCCACCAGAAGAACGTGTCGAACAAGCCTTACAATTATTGCGTTGTAGCTTCCAAAGACAAAGTAACCCAAGAAACCCTCGCGAAATACGGCGCATTTACCCCCGTAAGCCTCGAGCAGATTTTCGGGTTCTAA
- a CDS encoding XRE family transcriptional regulator, translated as MQQEPQPEAVNSGQLVYHKIGGLIRRYRKDKGLKLLDLSGITGIKSAMLSKIENGRMLPTIPTLFTIIQKLGIKPETFFAELSAENHFPGFLLLRKGQYASYVKEEGAIGFEYQSILEHTFESGAFQLSLLTLRPGAQRPAVTTAAYEIVYVLRGHLQYQLEDRLFELTEGDTLFFDGNIPHMPVHTENTTVQLLVMYIFAEISR; from the coding sequence ATGCAACAGGAACCTCAACCCGAAGCAGTCAACAGCGGCCAGCTCGTTTACCATAAAATCGGCGGTCTCATCCGCCGTTACCGGAAAGACAAGGGTTTGAAACTGCTCGATCTTTCCGGTATAACAGGCATCAAATCGGCCATGTTGTCCAAAATTGAAAACGGGCGGATGCTGCCAACGATCCCCACATTGTTTACCATCATCCAGAAACTGGGCATCAAACCGGAAACATTCTTCGCGGAGCTTAGTGCGGAAAACCATTTTCCCGGGTTCCTCCTCCTGCGGAAGGGGCAATACGCCAGTTACGTAAAAGAAGAAGGCGCGATTGGCTTCGAGTACCAGTCCATTCTTGAACATACCTTCGAAAGCGGCGCCTTCCAGCTGTCGTTGCTGACGCTCAGGCCCGGCGCACAACGCCCTGCCGTTACCACCGCCGCATACGAGATCGTATATGTGCTGCGGGGTCACCTGCAATACCAGCTGGAAGACCGGTTATTCGAATTAACCGAAGGCGACACGCTCTTTTTTGACGGCAATATTCCGCATATGCCGGTGCATACCGAAAATACAACGGTGCAATTGCTGGTGATGTACATCTTCGCCGAAATCAGCCGATAG
- a CDS encoding GDSL-type esterase/lipase family protein, with protein MHRFLLALLFIGSIWQQAIAQAVRIACVGNSITYGSGVSDREHNSYPAQLQNMLGKGYVVGNFGHSGATALKGTNNSYWDAKAYADALAFRPDIVFIKLGTNDSKRRYTDERGHFDADYKALNASFRQLPSKPRVVLLLPVASFVTDTVGDNAIYQQSIRQHITPRIRQIAYEEKLDIIDLYPLFADKPDLFPDKIHPSSIGATLIAKRVYEQMSAKPGAPFDIFPRIKEPKTFSSFHGFECADFTSGNRACKVVKPKTVAPGRPWIWRARFWGHEPQLDISLLERGFHVVYCDVAELFGNSAAVMAWNSFYKRMTGAGLSAKVSLEGMSRGGVYIYNWAIANPGKVACIYADAPVLDLKSWPGGFGKGPGSKENWEIFKTDYQITEAQAAAFTGSPLDNAAKIARLGIPLLHVVGDADEVVPVDENTGPFEVKIKAAGGHITVIHKPGVKHHPHSLQDPSPITNFILSATGLKINFASIAAPGAEYRSGAGWTEGKGWWQQSANINSLLSAGSGKDIVFLGNSITQGTGGHRTYVPYKPGFAVFDSLFGQYKWESAGISGDKTQHILFRLQQGAFASAPPKVIVVSIGVNNLPAGDSPQEIATGILAIAAWINKHMPKTHLILSGPLPTGLQKDAERRVQYDEIHAILAKKSAAQKRYTYFPLTQAFVQADGSLSPEDYSSDGIHLTTGGYRKWALALRSVVMNLLNSQH; from the coding sequence ATGCATCGTTTTTTACTCGCCTTACTATTCATCGGTTCCATCTGGCAACAGGCCATTGCCCAGGCCGTCCGCATCGCCTGCGTGGGCAACAGCATCACTTACGGGTCCGGGGTATCCGACCGGGAGCATAACAGCTACCCCGCGCAGCTGCAAAACATGCTTGGGAAAGGCTATGTTGTCGGGAATTTCGGGCATAGCGGCGCTACCGCGCTGAAAGGGACCAACAACTCCTATTGGGACGCCAAAGCATATGCCGATGCCCTCGCTTTCCGGCCGGATATCGTTTTTATCAAGCTGGGCACCAACGACAGCAAGCGCAGATATACCGATGAACGCGGGCATTTTGACGCCGACTATAAAGCGCTGAACGCTTCCTTCCGGCAGCTGCCATCCAAACCCAGGGTCGTTTTGTTGTTGCCCGTTGCGTCTTTCGTGACGGACACGGTGGGTGACAATGCGATTTATCAACAGTCGATCCGGCAGCATATTACGCCCCGCATCCGGCAGATCGCGTATGAAGAAAAGCTGGACATCATCGATCTGTACCCGCTGTTCGCAGACAAACCCGATCTCTTTCCCGACAAAATCCATCCCTCATCCATCGGCGCCACGCTGATCGCCAAACGCGTGTACGAACAAATGTCCGCCAAACCCGGCGCGCCTTTCGACATATTCCCGCGGATAAAGGAACCTAAAACCTTCAGTTCTTTTCATGGGTTCGAGTGCGCAGATTTCACTTCCGGGAACCGCGCCTGCAAAGTGGTGAAACCGAAGACGGTGGCGCCCGGCCGCCCCTGGATCTGGCGCGCCCGGTTCTGGGGCCATGAACCGCAACTGGATATATCGCTGCTGGAACGAGGCTTCCACGTCGTGTATTGCGATGTGGCCGAGCTGTTCGGCAATTCCGCCGCCGTTATGGCTTGGAATAGTTTTTATAAACGGATGACCGGCGCCGGATTATCCGCAAAAGTGTCGCTGGAAGGCATGAGTCGCGGCGGCGTATACATTTACAACTGGGCGATCGCCAACCCCGGAAAGGTAGCCTGCATTTATGCAGACGCGCCCGTGCTCGACCTTAAAAGCTGGCCCGGCGGTTTCGGTAAAGGGCCCGGCAGCAAGGAAAACTGGGAAATTTTCAAAACTGATTATCAAATCACAGAAGCGCAGGCCGCCGCGTTCACCGGTTCACCGCTTGACAATGCCGCCAAAATCGCCCGCCTCGGCATTCCTTTACTGCATGTGGTGGGAGATGCGGACGAAGTGGTTCCGGTGGATGAGAACACCGGTCCTTTCGAAGTAAAAATCAAAGCTGCCGGCGGGCATATCACCGTCATCCACAAACCCGGCGTCAAGCACCATCCGCATAGCCTGCAAGACCCCTCGCCTATCACGAACTTCATCCTGTCCGCCACCGGCCTTAAAATCAACTTCGCCTCGATCGCCGCTCCGGGTGCGGAGTACAGGTCCGGCGCGGGATGGACGGAAGGCAAAGGCTGGTGGCAGCAATCCGCCAATATCAACAGCCTGCTTTCCGCCGGATCCGGGAAAGATATCGTTTTCCTGGGGAATTCCATTACACAGGGAACAGGCGGGCACAGGACCTACGTCCCCTACAAACCCGGTTTCGCCGTATTCGACAGCCTCTTCGGGCAATATAAATGGGAAAGCGCCGGGATTTCGGGAGACAAAACGCAGCATATACTTTTCCGCCTGCAACAGGGCGCCTTCGCCTCCGCGCCGCCCAAAGTAATCGTGGTGTCTATCGGCGTTAACAACCTGCCCGCAGGCGACAGCCCGCAAGAGATCGCCACGGGCATCCTGGCGATCGCGGCGTGGATAAACAAGCATATGCCCAAAACGCATTTGATCCTTTCCGGCCCCTTGCCGACAGGTTTGCAAAAAGATGCGGAACGAAGGGTGCAGTATGATGAGATCCATGCCATCCTCGCTAAAAAATCCGCCGCGCAAAAGCGGTATACTTATTTCCCGCTGACGCAGGCATTTGTGCAGGCAGACGGGAGCCTCAGCCCGGAGGACTATTCCTCCGACGGCATCCACCTTACAACAGGCGGTTACCGGAAATGGGCGCTGGCATTGCGATCGGTGGTCATGAATTTGTTAAATTCGCAGCATTAA